One stretch of Psilocybe cubensis strain MGC-MH-2018 chromosome 6, whole genome shotgun sequence DNA includes these proteins:
- a CDS encoding GTP-binding protein rho1, which yields MSRSMASTWSLLYGIRPARKTTIVYALSVILIRMSSSSASPSTPPDSLDNVQEKLCISVPACLSFLSAAKRISDVTPRVIEELRKTSQRPVTPEEGMAVAQKIGAKHYLECSAKSGEGVREVFQYATRAALLSRGKGKKSHHCIVL from the exons ATGTCGAGGTCGATGGCAAGCACGTGGAGCTTGCTCTATGGGATACGGCCGGCCAGGAAGACTACGATCGTCTACGCCCTCTCAGTTATCCTGATTCGcatgtcatcctcatctgctTCGCCGTCGACTCCCCCCGATTCGCTTGATAACGTCCAGGAGAAG TTATGCATTTCTGTGCCGGCCTGCCTATCATTCTTGTCGGCTGCAAAAAGGATCTCAGACGTGACCCCCCGTGTGATTGAGGAGCTTAGGAAGACGAGCCAGCGACCCGTAACCCCCGAAGAG GGTATGGCAGTCGCCCAGAAGATCGGGGCAAAGCACTACCTCGAGTGCTCCGCCAAGTCGGGTGAAGGCGTCCGCGAAGTCTTCCAGTACGCCACCCGCGCCGCACTGCTCAGCAGaggaaagggcaagaagaGCCACCATTGCATCGTGTTGTAG